One window from the genome of Eucalyptus grandis isolate ANBG69807.140 chromosome 7, ASM1654582v1, whole genome shotgun sequence encodes:
- the LOC104453388 gene encoding V-type proton ATPase 16 kDa proteolipid subunit, whose protein sequence is MSSTFSGDETAPFFGFLGAAAALVFSCMGAAYGTAKSGVGVASMGVMRPELVMKSIVPVVMAGVLGIYGLIIAVIISTGINPKAKSYYLFDGYAHLSSGLACGLAGLSAGMAIGIVGDAGVRANAQQPKLFVGMILILIFAEALALYGLIVGIILSSRAGQSRAD, encoded by the exons ATGTCGTCGACGTTCAGCGGCGACGAGACCGCGCCCTTCTTCGGCTTCCTCGGGGCCGCGGCCGCCCTCGTCTTCTCCT GTATGGGAGCAGCATATGGAACGGCTAAAAGTGGTGTGGGTGTAGCATCAATGGGAGTTATGAGGCCAGAGCTGGTTATGAAGTCAATTGTCCCTGTTGTCATGGCTGGAGTGTTGGGTATTTACGGGCTTATTATTGCTGTTATTATAAGTACAGGGATTAATCCAAAGGCCAAGTCATATTACCTCTTTGATGGGTATGCACACCTTTCATCTGGTCTGGCTTGTGGTCTTGCTGGACTTTCAGCTGGTATGGCAATCGGAATTGTTGGTGATGCTGGTGTAAG AGCTAATGCGCAGCAGCCAAAACTTTTTGTTGGGATgatcctcatcctcattttcGCTGAAGCTTTGGCCCTTTATGGTCTTATTGTGGGCATCATCTTGTCTTCCCGAGCAGGCCAGTCCAGAGCAGATTAA